Proteins encoded together in one Pantoea sp. CCBC3-3-1 window:
- a CDS encoding SDR family oxidoreductase: MQQRALIVGVSGVIGTALAEKLTGDGWQVYGLSRGRTAVPAGCTALTADLTDEGSVRKALDGVKVDKVFFSVWARQANEKENIRVNGAMVRNVIEALGDGLKGGHVALVTGLKHYLGPFDAYGKGAVPVTPFREEQGRQPVDNFYYAQEDEVFAGAEKYGFTWSVHRPHTIIGFALGNAMNMGQTLAVYASLCKQTGQPFVFPGSKAQWEGVTDMTDAHVLAQQLEWAATTPSAQDQDYNVVNGDVFRWKWMWGQIADYFGIEAAPFPDEMQPLEGRMDAAPEQWKAVAQQFNLKEADISKLVSWWHTDADLGRPMEVFTDVSKSRKAGFTGYKCTRDAFVELFDKLKAERLIPG, encoded by the coding sequence ATGCAACAGCGAGCACTTATTGTCGGCGTAAGCGGCGTAATTGGTACTGCACTGGCGGAAAAACTGACCGGCGACGGCTGGCAGGTTTATGGCCTTTCACGCGGACGCACCGCAGTGCCTGCGGGTTGTACGGCGCTGACGGCCGATCTGACTGATGAGGGATCCGTCCGTAAAGCGTTAGACGGCGTGAAAGTCGATAAAGTCTTTTTCAGCGTCTGGGCACGTCAGGCAAATGAAAAAGAGAATATCCGCGTTAACGGCGCGATGGTGCGCAACGTCATTGAAGCGTTGGGCGATGGCCTGAAGGGCGGGCATGTGGCGCTGGTTACAGGCCTTAAACATTACCTCGGCCCGTTTGATGCTTATGGCAAAGGCGCGGTGCCCGTAACGCCGTTCCGTGAAGAGCAGGGCCGCCAGCCGGTCGATAACTTCTACTACGCGCAGGAAGATGAAGTCTTTGCCGGTGCCGAAAAATATGGCTTCACCTGGAGCGTGCACCGTCCGCATACCATCATCGGTTTTGCGCTGGGCAACGCCATGAACATGGGCCAGACGCTGGCCGTCTATGCAAGCCTGTGCAAGCAGACCGGACAGCCCTTTGTTTTCCCTGGCTCAAAAGCCCAGTGGGAAGGCGTGACCGATATGACCGATGCACACGTATTGGCACAGCAGCTGGAATGGGCGGCAACAACCCCTTCGGCGCAGGACCAGGATTACAACGTGGTCAACGGTGACGTGTTCCGCTGGAAATGGATGTGGGGCCAGATTGCCGACTATTTCGGTATCGAAGCCGCGCCGTTCCCGGACGAAATGCAGCCGCTGGAAGGCCGCATGGATGCCGCGCCGGAGCAGTGGAAAGCGGTTGCGCAGCAGTTCAATCTTAAGGAAGCCGACATCAGCAAGCTGGTTTCCTGGTGGCATACCGACGCCGATCTGGGCCGCCCGATGGAAGTGTTTACCGACGTCAGTAAGAGCCGTAAAGCAGGCTTCACCGGCTATAAATGTACACGCGATGCTTTTGTCGAACTGT
- a CDS encoding LysR family transcriptional regulator — protein sequence MMSSQDRLKGITPFVASVEHGSFTAAAEHLHLTSSAVSKSVARLEARLGSRLFERTTRSLALTDAGQAFYETCTRVLSELAEAESVLAAQRTIPVGRLQIAVPNTFGRMHVVPLITQFCQQNPEMQINLTFSDRFVDLFEEGVDIAIRIGGPAEYPPSLGYRYLGKERLLFCAAPDYLARHGTPTSLTDLADHRAIVYYRVDGSISPWHVTSPDGRTVARTVPHRMALGDGEAQVAAVIAGLGVAQMASWLMEKPLASGELVPILPELAVEGLPLYVVWPRKKQLTPKVNALLSALDRLKM from the coding sequence ATCATGAGCAGCCAGGATCGGCTAAAAGGCATTACGCCTTTTGTTGCAAGCGTGGAACACGGTAGCTTTACGGCTGCCGCTGAACATCTGCATTTGACCAGTTCGGCGGTGAGTAAAAGCGTTGCCCGGCTGGAAGCGCGGCTTGGCTCAAGGCTGTTTGAGCGAACAACGCGTAGCCTGGCCCTGACCGATGCCGGACAGGCTTTCTATGAGACCTGTACGCGAGTGCTTAGTGAACTGGCGGAAGCGGAATCGGTACTGGCAGCGCAACGCACCATCCCGGTCGGTAGATTGCAAATCGCCGTGCCAAACACCTTCGGGCGTATGCACGTCGTACCGTTAATAACGCAATTCTGTCAGCAAAATCCAGAGATGCAGATCAACCTTACGTTTTCCGATCGCTTTGTCGATCTGTTTGAAGAAGGCGTGGATATCGCTATACGGATTGGTGGCCCGGCAGAATATCCGCCTTCGCTCGGCTATCGCTATCTGGGAAAAGAGCGTCTGCTGTTTTGCGCCGCTCCCGATTATCTTGCCCGCCACGGGACGCCAACGTCCCTGACGGATTTGGCCGATCATCGCGCCATTGTCTATTACCGCGTCGACGGTAGCATCAGTCCCTGGCATGTTACCTCGCCAGATGGTCGAACGGTGGCCAGAACCGTGCCGCACCGTATGGCGCTTGGCGATGGAGAAGCCCAGGTTGCTGCGGTCATCGCAGGCCTAGGCGTGGCGCAGATGGCCAGCTGGCTGATGGAAAAGCCGCTAGCCAGCGGTGAACTGGTGCCGATCCTGCCAGAACTGGCGGTAGAGGGTTTACCGCTGTACGTCGTCTGGCCGCGTAAGAAACAGCTGACGCCAAAAGTCAACGCGCTGCTGAGCGCGCTGGATCGGCTAAAAATGTAA